The following coding sequences lie in one Candidatus Sulfotelmatobacter sp. genomic window:
- a CDS encoding C25 family cysteine peptidase produces the protein MPLALLLLAASFAAGAEAGPEGVDLLSAGPGTIRFGVALEPVQLIPSSNSPGSMIPVIPGWGRNGLPGAPAIPARIVQVAVPPTGGVTVRGFGSGEASQSGVVLEPVPVAPGGASRPGAEPILEYRRDRSAYESPASAAPERARLVGVSWLRNQRVASIAVLPVDYQPRAGRLTTWSRIEVEVDVTPSAPVSSPAERSDPFESVYRSALVNYEQGKGWRRPAISARAGVGSLLGLGAGIQSATLDSSSVFAGHRWLKIAIPQTGFYRVSFSQIKTLVPFTDSVSVAFGNVRLFGWPGLPVLPENTPCDTCDYREIAFGVEDAGGDGRMSVNADAIYFYALGPQDWANLYDPTAADSVFAYNPYDLHSYVYLSYGRPDLPYAEPAFPGSPQRIRLQGVTLVNNGTENRPTTSLTRLHLEQDVGSEYYPSFSPHFALLDPTLYWDKFFWRTMTTGANFAVQVRLPGIDPTLPAQVRARSWGVQVDQPGPCGLYPQHLLSLAAGNDSTQVSFTDLRPVTARIFPLLDTLDVIRLQVPNLTCSGNRIDQSALSFIEVKYRRQFMPDGDQLSFESPGNGNAIYQIGPFDTAAPPRLFDVTDPFSPVELIGFDYSLVSGQTSQWTLSFEVVETGPRRYAMLPSASFAKPSANDITEASDESRFNLRSSNQQADYLLIYYDGFKQAADSLLNWRRVRLPLPGNPGPYDVRSVPISAVYDQFSGGRTDPDAIRNFLRFAFFNWRPGGHSPPAFVTLLGDASFDFKNLLGLALPGQPGCLMPAFENNYTSPSQFASDDWLMNVDTIGTTTVLPDFFAGRIPADDPGSALDYLQKKLFFYERSAPTGTFRNRVMLIADDDQQGESPDYLEWTHLRQTAVLDTVYTPDHFDRVYVYLHTYPDGPGRTKPGAKADIKNNINGEGVAIFNFIGHGSPFKLSDENVLIDTDAGSFTNSTRLPLFIAASCDVGKFNDPRVQSLGERLLMSPTGGSVGVISATELAYSDFNVDLAYRLYTLLYSRDATTGQYQEGVVPALLSAKLQTSSDLIQMQNNEKYGLMGDAALRLDLPKLWVDVGLYDATGTTPVTQIHGGDAILFKGRVLDRPGGSAVGYSGVGDLLIEDSQPRPTSPACVYDSLCARTQYDFKAGAIFRGSVLVSGGVFQGKFIVPLEALGGPRGKVRAYLAGLAGTRGIPDAVGSIRMQISPGSIPAGDQAGPSIALSFPGGATSVRPDATLNVDLSDPSGILTTGHTLQNGIIVTVDNNTTQRSDITSTFRYAAGSYSTGTAQFQLPNLSPGSHTVSVSAADNLAAGLTAFEHRSSSSLSFQVASAPPVVINRAYLFPNPTESGRLTSGGEFVIVGPGDSVNVLVKIFTVSGRLIRELESFGDFGQVQIPWNGLDAEGGPLANGTYLFKVYVNGRDDQGRSSAQRKASAEGRFVILNR, from the coding sequence ATGCCGCTCGCGCTGCTGCTGCTCGCCGCCAGCTTCGCGGCCGGCGCAGAGGCCGGGCCCGAAGGCGTGGACCTGCTCTCCGCGGGACCGGGCACCATCCGCTTCGGCGTCGCGCTCGAGCCGGTTCAACTGATCCCCTCCTCCAACAGCCCCGGCTCCATGATCCCGGTGATTCCGGGCTGGGGCCGCAATGGCCTGCCGGGCGCGCCCGCCATCCCCGCGCGCATCGTTCAGGTGGCGGTGCCGCCGACCGGGGGGGTGACGGTGCGCGGGTTCGGGAGCGGCGAGGCCAGCCAATCGGGGGTGGTGCTCGAGCCGGTTCCGGTTGCGCCGGGTGGCGCCTCGCGCCCCGGCGCCGAGCCCATCCTCGAGTACCGGCGGGATCGCTCGGCCTACGAGTCGCCGGCTTCTGCCGCGCCGGAGCGCGCGCGTCTGGTGGGCGTGTCGTGGCTTCGCAATCAGCGGGTGGCGAGCATTGCCGTACTGCCGGTCGACTACCAGCCGCGCGCAGGCCGGCTGACGACCTGGAGCCGGATCGAAGTGGAAGTGGACGTGACGCCCTCGGCGCCGGTCTCGAGCCCGGCCGAGCGTTCCGACCCCTTCGAGAGCGTGTATCGCTCGGCGCTCGTCAACTACGAGCAGGGAAAGGGCTGGCGGCGGCCGGCGATCTCCGCGCGCGCCGGCGTGGGCTCGCTGCTCGGGCTCGGCGCCGGAATCCAGAGCGCCACCCTCGACAGCTCGAGCGTGTTCGCGGGGCACCGCTGGCTCAAGATCGCGATTCCGCAGACCGGCTTCTATCGCGTGAGCTTCAGCCAGATCAAGACCCTGGTGCCCTTTACCGACAGCGTGAGCGTGGCGTTTGGAAACGTGCGCCTGTTCGGCTGGCCCGGACTCCCGGTGCTGCCCGAGAACACACCCTGTGACACCTGTGACTATCGCGAGATCGCCTTTGGTGTCGAGGATGCGGGCGGCGACGGCCGCATGAGCGTGAACGCCGACGCCATTTACTTCTACGCCCTCGGGCCGCAGGACTGGGCCAATCTCTACGACCCGACCGCCGCCGACTCGGTGTTCGCCTACAACCCCTACGACCTGCACTCCTACGTGTATCTCTCCTACGGCCGGCCCGACCTGCCTTACGCCGAGCCGGCGTTTCCGGGCTCGCCGCAGCGGATCCGCCTGCAGGGAGTGACCCTGGTCAACAATGGAACCGAGAACCGTCCCACCACGTCGCTGACTCGACTTCACCTGGAGCAGGACGTGGGCTCCGAGTACTACCCGAGCTTCTCGCCCCATTTCGCGCTGCTCGATCCCACGCTCTACTGGGACAAGTTCTTCTGGCGCACCATGACCACGGGCGCGAACTTCGCGGTGCAGGTGCGGCTGCCAGGAATCGACCCCACGTTGCCGGCGCAGGTGCGCGCTCGCTCGTGGGGCGTCCAGGTGGATCAGCCCGGTCCATGCGGATTGTATCCCCAGCACCTGTTGAGCCTGGCGGCGGGGAATGACTCGACCCAGGTGAGCTTCACCGATCTGCGACCGGTCACCGCGCGCATCTTCCCGTTGCTCGACACGCTCGACGTCATCCGGCTGCAGGTGCCGAACCTCACCTGCAGCGGGAACCGCATCGATCAGAGCGCGCTGTCCTTCATCGAGGTCAAGTACCGGCGCCAGTTCATGCCCGACGGCGATCAGCTCTCGTTCGAGTCACCGGGTAACGGCAACGCCATCTATCAGATTGGTCCGTTTGACACCGCGGCGCCGCCGCGGTTGTTCGATGTCACCGATCCATTCTCGCCGGTGGAACTGATCGGCTTCGACTATTCACTGGTCTCCGGGCAGACCAGTCAGTGGACGCTGTCATTCGAGGTCGTGGAGACCGGGCCGCGCCGCTACGCGATGCTGCCGAGCGCGTCGTTTGCCAAGCCGTCCGCCAACGACATCACCGAGGCCTCGGATGAGAGCCGGTTCAATCTGCGGTCGAGCAACCAGCAGGCGGACTACCTGCTCATCTACTACGACGGCTTCAAGCAGGCGGCCGACTCGCTGCTCAACTGGCGTCGCGTGCGCCTGCCGCTGCCGGGCAATCCCGGCCCTTACGACGTGAGGAGCGTTCCAATCTCGGCGGTCTACGACCAGTTCTCGGGGGGGCGCACCGATCCCGACGCGATCCGCAATTTCCTGCGCTTCGCGTTCTTCAACTGGCGTCCGGGCGGCCACTCGCCGCCGGCCTTCGTGACCCTGCTCGGCGACGCCTCGTTCGACTTCAAGAACCTGCTGGGGCTCGCGCTCCCCGGTCAGCCGGGATGCCTGATGCCGGCTTTCGAGAACAACTACACCTCGCCCAGCCAATTCGCGAGCGATGACTGGCTCATGAACGTGGACACGATCGGCACCACCACCGTGCTGCCGGATTTCTTCGCCGGGCGCATTCCCGCCGACGATCCCGGCAGCGCCCTCGACTATCTGCAGAAGAAGCTGTTCTTCTACGAGCGATCCGCGCCGACCGGCACGTTCCGCAATCGCGTCATGCTGATCGCGGACGACGACCAGCAGGGCGAGTCGCCCGACTACCTCGAATGGACGCATCTGCGCCAGACCGCGGTGCTCGATACCGTCTACACGCCCGATCACTTCGATCGGGTCTACGTCTATCTGCACACCTATCCCGACGGGCCCGGGCGCACCAAACCGGGCGCCAAGGCCGACATCAAGAACAACATCAACGGGGAAGGGGTGGCGATCTTCAACTTCATCGGCCACGGCAGCCCGTTCAAGCTCAGCGACGAGAACGTGCTGATCGATACCGATGCCGGCTCGTTCACCAACTCCACCCGGCTGCCCCTGTTCATCGCGGCCTCGTGCGACGTCGGCAAGTTCAACGACCCGCGGGTGCAGAGTCTCGGCGAGCGACTGCTCATGTCGCCGACCGGGGGTTCGGTGGGCGTGATTTCGGCGACCGAGCTGGCCTACAGCGACTTCAACGTCGACCTCGCCTACCGGCTCTACACGCTTCTCTACAGCCGCGATGCCACCACTGGCCAGTACCAGGAAGGGGTGGTGCCGGCGTTGCTGTCGGCGAAGCTCCAGACTTCGAGCGACCTGATCCAGATGCAGAACAACGAGAAGTACGGACTGATGGGCGATGCCGCGCTCCGTCTCGACCTGCCGAAGTTGTGGGTGGACGTCGGGCTGTACGACGCGACCGGCACCACGCCGGTCACCCAGATCCACGGCGGCGACGCGATTCTGTTCAAGGGTCGCGTGTTGGATCGGCCCGGCGGCAGCGCGGTCGGCTACAGCGGCGTTGGCGATCTGTTGATCGAGGACTCGCAGCCACGACCCACCTCGCCCGCGTGCGTCTACGACTCGCTGTGCGCGCGGACCCAGTATGACTTCAAGGCCGGCGCGATCTTCCGTGGCTCGGTGCTGGTCTCGGGTGGCGTATTCCAGGGCAAATTCATCGTGCCGCTCGAGGCCCTGGGCGGACCGCGCGGCAAGGTGCGCGCCTACCTCGCCGGGCTCGCGGGTACGAGGGGAATTCCCGACGCGGTCGGGAGCATCCGCATGCAGATCTCGCCGGGAAGCATTCCGGCCGGCGACCAGGCCGGGCCCTCGATCGCGCTGTCGTTCCCGGGCGGCGCGACCAGCGTGCGGCCCGACGCCACGCTCAACGTCGACCTGTCGGATCCGAGCGGCATTCTCACCACCGGCCACACGCTCCAGAACGGGATCATCGTGACGGTCGACAACAACACCACGCAGCGGAGCGACATCACCTCGACATTCCGCTACGCCGCGGGCTCGTACAGCACCGGCACCGCGCAGTTCCAGCTCCCGAATCTGTCGCCGGGATCGCACACAGTGAGTGTCTCGGCCGCCGACAATCTGGCCGCCGGGCTCACCGCGTTCGAGCACCGCTCGAGCAGTTCACTGAGCTTCCAGGTGGCGAGCGCGCCCCCGGTGGTCATCAACCGCGCCTACCTGTTCCCGAATCCGACCGAGTCGGGCCGGCTGACGAGCGGCGGAGAATTCGTGATCGTCGGCCCCGGCGACTCCGTCAACGTGCTGGTTAAGATCTTCACGGTTTCGGGCCGGCTGATCCGCGAGCTCGAGAGCTTCGGCGACTTCGGCCAGGTGCAGATCCCCTGGAACGGGCTCGATGCCGAGGGCGGGCCCCTGGCCAATGGCACCTACCTCTTCAAGGTCTACGTGAATGGCAGGGACGATCAGGGCCGGAGCAGCGCCCAGCGGAAGGCCTCGGCGGAGGGCCGATTCGTGATCCTCAACCGTTGA
- a CDS encoding Trm112 family protein: protein MALSPDLLRILVCPACKGDLDYDASAPSLTCPRCRLRYRVVDDIPVMLVDEAEKI, encoded by the coding sequence ATGGCGCTGAGCCCTGACCTGCTCCGCATTCTGGTCTGCCCCGCATGCAAGGGGGATCTCGACTACGACGCGTCCGCGCCGTCGCTGACCTGCCCGCGCTGCCGGCTTCGGTATCGCGTGGTGGACGACATCCCGGTGATGCTGGTGGACGAAGCGGAGAAGATCTGA
- a CDS encoding acetyl-CoA carboxylase carboxyltransferase subunit alpha → MTTWLDFEKPVIELEQKIQELRAEATAKGLEVQDELRDLELKADSLRREVYAKLTAYQRVQLARHPRRPYSLDYVQKCLTDWTELHGDRHFADDPAIVAGLARLDGRPLMVIGQQKGRDTKENLMRRFGMPNPEGYRKALRLMQLADRFRVPILTLVDTAGAYPGLGAEERGQAEAIAFNLREMAKLGVPIVTVVIGEGGSGGALAIAVADVVLMFENSVYSVISPEGCASILWRDGKQAPQAAEALKLTADRLESLGIVDGVLPEPVGGAHRDPDAAAATLKAAVSGHLATLSGVTPEQRIRGRREKFRRMGVFVETQA, encoded by the coding sequence GTGACCACCTGGCTCGACTTCGAGAAGCCGGTGATCGAGCTGGAGCAGAAGATCCAGGAGCTGCGGGCCGAGGCCACCGCCAAGGGTCTCGAGGTCCAGGACGAGTTGCGCGACCTCGAGCTCAAGGCCGACAGCCTGCGCCGCGAGGTGTACGCGAAGCTCACCGCCTATCAGCGCGTCCAGCTCGCGCGGCATCCGCGCCGGCCGTACTCGCTGGACTACGTTCAGAAGTGCCTGACCGACTGGACCGAACTCCACGGCGACCGCCACTTCGCCGACGATCCGGCGATCGTGGCCGGTCTCGCGCGCCTCGACGGCCGGCCGCTGATGGTGATCGGCCAACAGAAGGGCCGGGACACCAAGGAAAATCTGATGCGCCGCTTCGGCATGCCCAATCCCGAGGGCTACCGGAAGGCGCTCCGCCTGATGCAGCTCGCCGATCGCTTCCGGGTCCCGATCCTGACCCTGGTGGACACCGCCGGCGCCTATCCCGGCCTGGGCGCGGAGGAGCGCGGTCAGGCGGAGGCGATCGCCTTCAATCTGCGCGAGATGGCGAAACTCGGCGTCCCGATCGTCACGGTGGTGATCGGCGAGGGCGGGTCGGGTGGCGCCCTGGCCATCGCAGTGGCGGACGTGGTGCTGATGTTCGAGAACTCGGTCTACTCGGTGATTTCGCCCGAGGGCTGCGCCTCGATCCTGTGGCGCGACGGCAAGCAGGCGCCGCAGGCGGCCGAGGCCCTGAAGCTGACCGCCGATCGCCTCGAGTCGCTGGGCATCGTGGATGGAGTGCTGCCCGAGCCGGTGGGCGGGGCGCATCGCGACCCCGACGCGGCCGCCGCGACGCTCAAGGCGGCGGTTTCCGGGCACCTCGCGACCCTGAGCGGGGTAACACCCGAACAGCGAATCCGCGGGCGTCGAGAGAAATTCCGGCGCATGGGCGTATTCGTGGAAACCCAGGCCTGA